The genomic segment AAAGAAACAAGACCAAGAGCTGCAAGATCAGTTAGATAAGACTAAAGATGATGACATCGATGTCTTGTTCCAGCCGAAGAAAAAATGGTAACTTTATAGCCATTTAATCGCAGACATAAAAAAGATCGCACTTAGCGATCTTTTTTATGTCTGCGATTACCGTTTTGTAACTAAATTAAACGCCCACTGGTACACCACTATGAAACTTAAAATCAGTATCCGGTGATTGAATCAAGTCCGCTTCAATTCTTGCAAAATGCGCTACACGCTCACTCACATCTCCACCTGAAACTTGTTCAGCCAAAATAAGGTAATCTTGGTAGTGTCGTGACTCAGAGCGTAATAGCGATATATAGAACTTAGCAAGGTCATCATCTAAATATGGCGCTAATTTAGCAAAACGCTCACAAGAACGAGCTTCAATAAAGGCACCAATAATTAGCTTATCAATCAATGTACACGGCTCATGTGTAATAATATTAGTGAACATCCCTTTTGCATACCGGCCTGCTCTGATATTTTGATATGGAATATCACGTTGTTCCATAATCTCAAGTACTTGATAAAAGTGGTGTAACTCTTCTTTAATCAACAGTACCATTTTATCAATTAAGTCTTGGCTATATGGTGAATCTTTACGTGCTGTAATTTTTTTAGAGATATTACTCTTCCCTTTCAGAGCCTCTAAACTGCCTGTTTTTTTATAGGCAAAATCTTCATATGGCTTAAACCAATCAAGAAGTACATTGGTGCTTTCAGCATCAACAGCGTATTTACGAATTAAATACAGAGCGCTTTGTGCCGCTTTAAGCTCACACATCAAATGATCGCGAAGAATAATTGAAAGGTTCTCAGGTTTCTTAGCTTCCTCAATCCATTCATCTGGAGTTTCACATTGTAAAAAAGAGTGAATCGGCTCTAATAACGATTTATCGTACATAACATTTTCAATTTAAGAAATTCTGCGTCCATTATATCAAACCTAATTATTGATGCTTAAAATTCCTTTGATTAATACAATAATCATCAAGTTATGAGCTTTTAAGCTGATTTTTTCACCAAATAAGTAAAATTTTCTTGATCATTAGATAAATAAAAAGTACTGTACAAATGCACACTGTATGGATGAACAGGTAATTTATTATGAATACTGCAATGGCATTAACTACTTACTCAAACTTCTTTGATCATGCACCTATTCCATTGCTGGTTTCTAATGCCGCACATCAAGTTAGCAGACAAAGTCAATCACACTTCATGCAAACACTAAAAAGTCTATCAAAACAGAATAAATGGATTTTTATTACAGCTAATACATCAATGCCAAATTGTGACATATTACTCAAGCACGGTATTGACTTAAATAAACTGGTTAGACTAAAAGCCTCTCACCAATTAACTGAATCCGAAACAATACAAAAGGCTAAGAAATTAGGTACAGCTAGTGCCATTATTTGTAACTCGACTTGCTATTATTACTCGCATTCAACTTGGCTAGAATTAAAGCGAAATCATACGCTGGTACACTAAATTTACTCTCTTTCATTCAGGTGTACTTGTAATAAATCAATACCGTCATCTGATTGTAAAATATTAGTATAAGTGTTATCTAGTATGTAAGCGA from the Aliivibrio wodanis genome contains:
- the miaE gene encoding tRNA-(MS(2)IO(6)A)-hydroxylase, with the protein product MYDKSLLEPIHSFLQCETPDEWIEEAKKPENLSIILRDHLMCELKAAQSALYLIRKYAVDAESTNVLLDWFKPYEDFAYKKTGSLEALKGKSNISKKITARKDSPYSQDLIDKMVLLIKEELHHFYQVLEIMEQRDIPYQNIRAGRYAKGMFTNIITHEPCTLIDKLIIGAFIEARSCERFAKLAPYLDDDLAKFYISLLRSESRHYQDYLILAEQVSGGDVSERVAHFARIEADLIQSPDTDFKFHSGVPVGV